The nucleotide window GGCTCCCATTCTGCCAAAAGAACTCACTGCACTCAGAGAAATTGCAATGAACCTTTGGTATTCGTGGAATTGGGAAGCCGTTCGCCTGTTTATTATGATTGATCGCGATATATGGGAGGAATCATATCAAAACCCTGTTGCGATGTTGGGCCGGGTTCCTCAATCACGTTTGAAAGAACTTGCGCTTGACGATGGGTTTGTTGCAAATGTTGAACGGGTTCATCTCAATTTAAAAAATTATGTTGCGCGATTGAAATGGTTTGAGCGCAACTATGGCGACGAAAAAGACCTATCCGTTGCTTATTTTTCCTGCGAATTTGGCCTGGACGAGGGGTTGCCCGTCTACTCGGGCGGTTTGGGCGTCTTGGCTGGCGACCATTTAAAAAGCGCTACCGATTTGGGGATTCCGCTTGTTGGAGTCGGACTTTTGTATCGCCAGGGATATTTCCGTCAGCGCTTAAACGCTGATGGTTGGCAAATGGAAGAATACCCGGAAAACGACTGGTACAACATGCCGGTTGCGCTCGAACGAGATGAGAGCGGCGCTCCGATCAAAGTCTCAATGGAGATGGCGGGCGTCACCGTCAAAGCGCAAATTTGGCGCGTACAGGTTGGCAATATCCGCTTGTATTTGCTGGATACCAATTTTGACGAAAATCCGCCGGAAGCGAGAGAAATTACTACGCAGCTTTATGGTGGAAACCGTGATATGCGCTTGCGCCAAGAATTATTGCTTGGCATCGGCGGCGTACGCGCGTTGGATGCGCTCAATATCAAGCCGACTGTATACCACATTAACGAAGGGCACTCTGCGTTTCAGATTCTTGAACGAATCGCCAATATGATGGAACGCGAAGGAATGACGTTTGATGAAGCCAAAGAAATTATCTGGGCGACAAACGTATTCACAACTCACACGCCCGTGCCCGCTGGTAACGAGCAATTTCAATCAGACTTGCTGAAAAAATATCTCCCCCCGATTGTGAGCCGCTTAAAAATGTCGTGGGAAGATTTTATCCGAATGGGGCGCATCAACCCGGGGGATGAAGGCGAGCTGTTTGGCATGACGGTCTTGGCGTTGCGTCTTTCGGCGTTTTGTAATGGAGTCGCGGCTTTGCACGGGGTCGTGTCAAGAAAAATGTGGCAGGGAATCTGGAAAGACTTAAAAGACCCCAATGAAGTACCCATTAAACATATCACCAACGGCATCCATACTCGCTCTTGGCTAAGCCATGATTACGGCGATTTGTTTGAGTCGTATCTTGGGCCGCGTTTCGCCCAGAACCCGTGGGAATTTAACGTGTGGGACCGCGTAGACCGCATTCCTGACATTGAACTCTGGCGAACGCACCAGCGCCGCCGCGAAAGACTCGTATTTTTTGCGCGCCAGCGTCTTAAAGAACAATTGAAACGTCGCGGCGCCCAGATGTTTGAAATTACAGCGGCGGATGAAGCGCTCAGTCCACACGCGCTTACTATCGGTTTCGCGCGGCGGTTTGCGACTTACAAGCGGGCGAATCTCTTGTTTAGCGACTTGAACCGCTTGAAAAAATTGCTCAAAAACGTCGACCGTCCGATTCAGTTTATTCTGGCGGGAAAAGCGCATCCCCAAGATACGCCTGCGAAAGAGATTATTAAAGAAATCATTCATACCATGCGAGAACCGGAGTTTCGTTGTAGTTTTGTCTTCATCGAAGATTACGACATCAACGTGGCGAGATACCTGGTTCAAGGGTGTGATGTTTGGCTGAATAACCCCCGGCGCCCTCAGGAAGCGTCTGGAACCAGCGGGATGAAGGCTGCTGCGAATGGCGCGCTCAATTTAAGCATACTCGATGGCTGGTGGGATGAAGCTTTTAACTCCGAAGTCGGTTGGGCGATTGGCAACCCGCAAGAATATGACGACACGGAAATGCAAGATGAAGTCGAAGCGCAAGCGTTGTTTGATTGTCTTGAGCATGATGTGATTCCTCTGTTT belongs to Candidatus Hinthialibacter antarcticus and includes:
- the glgP gene encoding alpha-glucan family phosphorylase; the protein is MNIRPFYVAPILPKELTALREIAMNLWYSWNWEAVRLFIMIDRDIWEESYQNPVAMLGRVPQSRLKELALDDGFVANVERVHLNLKNYVARLKWFERNYGDEKDLSVAYFSCEFGLDEGLPVYSGGLGVLAGDHLKSATDLGIPLVGVGLLYRQGYFRQRLNADGWQMEEYPENDWYNMPVALERDESGAPIKVSMEMAGVTVKAQIWRVQVGNIRLYLLDTNFDENPPEAREITTQLYGGNRDMRLRQELLLGIGGVRALDALNIKPTVYHINEGHSAFQILERIANMMEREGMTFDEAKEIIWATNVFTTHTPVPAGNEQFQSDLLKKYLPPIVSRLKMSWEDFIRMGRINPGDEGELFGMTVLALRLSAFCNGVAALHGVVSRKMWQGIWKDLKDPNEVPIKHITNGIHTRSWLSHDYGDLFESYLGPRFAQNPWEFNVWDRVDRIPDIELWRTHQRRRERLVFFARQRLKEQLKRRGAQMFEITAADEALSPHALTIGFARRFATYKRANLLFSDLNRLKKLLKNVDRPIQFILAGKAHPQDTPAKEIIKEIIHTMREPEFRCSFVFIEDYDINVARYLVQGCDVWLNNPRRPQEASGTSGMKAAANGALNLSILDGWWDEAFNSEVGWAIGNPQEYDDTEMQDEVEAQALFDCLEHDVIPLFYHRDNAELPREWIHKMKCSMKMLGRQFNTHRMLEEYTETQYLPAMRAGKKLIANQYQPGKDLAKWRQMIRSNWNDVVITDVKTTLPGGDMLVGDKMSIQVKARLGSIDPNNVAVECLIGRLDSKGKIIKPSILRLDYESAQPDGEHLFNAEYSCMESGRHGYTVRIRAYNQNLVRDYSPDYVVWG